One window of Hujiaoplasma nucleasis genomic DNA carries:
- a CDS encoding TetR/AcrR family transcriptional regulator has product MLTTKDKILDSVISFIKDEPTLKQVSMSQIAERAGIGKSTVYDYFETKDALVEETYLYLFDKYHKILLQEIDMTSYKETMIRQLSLILEVVEDAKIIMEAIMAAQNELVVFNYKHCSTKIQSIQKAMENRFGQIFILGTQENIIHVTNKPYASNIIQALISGLMFQYTDGKIDISRQGLLELIYEEMVKVLN; this is encoded by the coding sequence ATGTTGACAACCAAGGATAAAATTTTAGACTCTGTCATTTCTTTTATCAAAGATGAACCAACTTTAAAACAAGTTTCAATGTCACAAATTGCCGAAAGAGCAGGCATTGGAAAATCGACAGTATATGATTACTTTGAAACAAAAGATGCCTTGGTGGAAGAAACTTATTTGTATCTATTTGATAAATACCATAAAATTTTACTACAAGAAATAGACATGACTTCATATAAAGAAACCATGATTCGACAACTTTCATTAATTTTGGAAGTTGTCGAAGATGCAAAAATTATTATGGAAGCAATCATGGCAGCTCAAAATGAATTGGTTGTATTCAACTATAAACATTGTTCAACTAAAATTCAATCTATTCAAAAAGCTATGGAAAATAGGTTTGGTCAAATATTCATATTGGGTACACAAGAAAACATTATCCATGTCACTAACAAACCTTATGCATCTAACATTATTCAAGCACTTATTAGTGGATTAATGTTTCAATATACGGATGGTAAAATTGATATTTCAAGGCAAGGCTTACTCGAATTAATCTATGAAGAAATGGTAAAAGTACTTAATTAA
- a CDS encoding ABC transporter ATP-binding protein/permease, whose amino-acid sequence MLKLVNISKTYKIGEFSQNALDQVNLEFRQKEFVTVLGPSGGGKTTLLNVIGGLDHADQGDLIINSKSTKGFSDREWDMYRNNSIGFIFQSHNLIPHLSVLHNVELGLSLSGTSPQEKKDRAIELLDKVGLKDHIHKKPNQLSGGQSQRVAVARALANNPDIILADEPTGSLDTETGKQILDLIKEIAKDKLVIMVTHDAEMANEYATRIIKIKDGQITNDSNPIKNVLEEKGSLNLKKTAMSFSTAFISSINNIKTKLGRTLLTAFAGSIGIIGIALILSLSNGMQGEIDKFEKETLSSFPIQINDVGVDINGLLQYSAFEDNLVDRPDYDYVIPEKSAFEENFISNNLSQDYIEYVQNYINNEGKETLAGYSFNYRINMSLLYENSQGVYEEIELENKLPDESDISPFSNTFFHLQPEGTIYNETYDLIYGDQPINSVETLENQQIQVVLSINRFNQMPIEQLKYLGIDTLNLGDDETIPFKNIVGHEFKLFIGSYEASTSDINQAYTVKITGIIRTKEQTNISLFMGNGLVYSHEVEDYLMRNHPNEVGQSIFNDEGIKRISLYPNDFSSKEKILDYLDAYNLGRPEAEVVIYNDQAALFTTISTGIIDAISIVLIAFASISLVVSSIMIAIITYVSVIERTKEIGVLRALGARKKDVSRVFNTENIIIGFTAGLVGIVITLLLMIPINIILENLSDIPNIAKLSLWHIVTLISISIFLAFVAGLIPARMAAKKDPVVALRTE is encoded by the coding sequence ATGCTAAAATTAGTTAATATATCGAAAACCTATAAGATTGGAGAGTTTTCTCAAAATGCTCTTGATCAAGTTAACTTAGAGTTTAGACAAAAAGAATTTGTAACAGTTTTAGGACCTTCTGGTGGCGGTAAAACAACCTTATTAAATGTGATAGGTGGCTTAGATCATGCTGATCAGGGTGATTTGATTATTAACAGTAAATCCACCAAAGGATTTTCTGATAGAGAATGGGATATGTATAGAAATAATTCTATAGGATTTATTTTTCAGTCACATAACCTCATACCCCACTTATCTGTCCTACATAATGTAGAACTTGGCTTGTCCTTAAGTGGAACCAGTCCCCAAGAAAAAAAAGATAGGGCTATTGAGTTATTAGATAAGGTTGGATTAAAAGATCATATTCATAAAAAGCCTAATCAATTATCAGGAGGACAATCTCAAAGAGTAGCTGTGGCAAGGGCCTTAGCCAATAATCCAGATATAATTTTAGCTGATGAACCTACAGGGTCTTTAGATACAGAAACTGGAAAGCAAATCCTTGATTTAATCAAAGAAATTGCTAAAGATAAATTAGTGATTATGGTGACTCATGATGCGGAAATGGCAAATGAATACGCCACTAGAATCATTAAAATTAAAGATGGTCAAATTACGAATGATTCAAATCCAATAAAAAATGTTTTAGAAGAAAAAGGCAGTTTAAATTTAAAGAAAACTGCTATGTCTTTTTCGACAGCTTTTATCTCTTCGATTAATAATATAAAAACAAAGTTAGGAAGAACATTATTAACAGCTTTTGCAGGTTCAATAGGTATTATAGGTATCGCTTTAATCTTGTCGCTTTCTAATGGAATGCAAGGTGAAATAGATAAGTTTGAAAAGGAAACCTTATCTAGTTTTCCTATTCAAATCAATGATGTTGGGGTAGACATTAATGGTCTTTTACAATATTCTGCATTTGAAGATAATTTGGTTGATAGGCCTGATTATGACTATGTTATTCCTGAAAAATCTGCGTTTGAAGAAAATTTTATTAGTAATAATTTAAGCCAAGATTATATTGAATATGTTCAAAATTATATCAACAATGAAGGAAAAGAAACACTAGCTGGTTACTCCTTTAATTATCGGATAAATATGTCTCTACTATATGAAAATAGTCAAGGTGTCTATGAAGAAATTGAATTGGAGAATAAATTACCAGATGAATCAGATATATCACCATTCTCTAATACCTTTTTTCATTTACAACCTGAGGGAACAATATACAATGAAACTTACGATTTAATTTATGGTGATCAACCAATTAATAGTGTAGAGACCTTAGAAAATCAACAAATACAAGTGGTATTATCAATCAATCGATTCAATCAGATGCCTATAGAACAACTAAAATATCTAGGTATAGATACTTTGAATTTGGGTGATGATGAAACTATCCCTTTTAAAAATATAGTTGGTCATGAGTTTAAATTGTTTATTGGGTCTTATGAAGCTTCTACAAGTGATATTAATCAAGCCTATACAGTAAAGATTACAGGTATTATTAGAACTAAGGAACAGACAAATATTTCTCTATTTATGGGTAATGGATTGGTATATTCTCATGAGGTCGAAGACTATTTAATGAGAAACCATCCAAATGAAGTTGGTCAATCAATCTTTAATGATGAAGGTATCAAGAGAATTTCTCTATACCCTAATGATTTTTCAAGTAAAGAGAAGATTTTAGACTATTTAGATGCCTATAATCTAGGAAGACCTGAAGCAGAAGTAGTTATATACAATGATCAAGCAGCGCTTTTTACCACTATATCTACTGGCATCATAGACGCTATATCAATAGTATTGATAGCTTTTGCTTCCATTTCTTTGGTAGTATCATCAATAATGATTGCTATCATTACTTATGTTTCTGTTATTGAGAGAACTAAGGAGATTGGTGTATTGAGAGCCTTAGGCGCAAGAAAAAAAGATGTTTCTAGAGTATTTAACACAGAAAATATCATTATTGGTTTTACAGCTGGTCTTGTAGGGATCGTGATTACTTTGTTACTTATGATTCCAATTAACATTATTTTAGAAAACCTATCTGATATACCAAATATAGCAAAATTATCCTTGTGGCACATAGTCACTTTAATTTCTATATCAATATTTTTAGCCTTTGTGGCTGGATTGATTCCTGCACGAATGGCTGCAAAGAAAGACCCTGTGGTTGCCTTAAGAACAGAATAG
- a CDS encoding aminotransferase class I/II-fold pyridoxal phosphate-dependent enzyme, with protein sequence MDLFNKCYAYELADKYKEMGLYPYFHALETKQDIEVVMEGKRRIMIGSNNYLGLTGDQRIIDAGVEAIKNFGSGVSGSRFLNGTLTIHLQLENELAEFLNKEACMTFSTGYQTNLGIISAIAGRNDLIFCDRENHASIYDGARLSFAKMVRYKHNDMEDLEKRLAEANPETGKLIVTDGVFSMTGDICNLPEIVRLAKKYGARVMVDDAHGLGVLGKSGRGTAEYFGLEDEVDIIMGTFSKSLASLGGYMVADTKVVDYVRHKSRPFIFCAAITPANARTALEALRILKAEPQRPKRLLEVADYVRKSLINKGLKIIDHSIVPIIPIYTYTVLRTMVACKILYERGVYVNPVVPPATPEGECLIRTSYTSTHTFKLMDEAVEIIADVLNNLPEDEEELLKVLENEK encoded by the coding sequence ATGGATTTATTTAATAAATGTTATGCTTATGAGTTAGCAGATAAATATAAAGAGATGGGACTATACCCGTATTTCCATGCTTTAGAAACAAAACAAGATATAGAAGTTGTGATGGAAGGCAAAAGACGTATAATGATTGGCTCTAATAATTATTTGGGCCTTACCGGTGATCAAAGAATTATTGATGCTGGAGTCGAAGCTATTAAGAATTTTGGTTCAGGAGTTTCAGGATCAAGGTTTCTAAATGGTACTTTAACTATCCATTTACAATTAGAAAATGAACTTGCTGAGTTTTTGAATAAAGAAGCTTGTATGACGTTTTCAACGGGATATCAAACTAATTTAGGTATTATTTCAGCAATAGCAGGAAGAAATGACTTAATCTTTTGCGATAGAGAAAATCATGCATCAATTTATGATGGTGCAAGATTATCATTTGCAAAGATGGTTAGATATAAACACAATGATATGGAAGATTTAGAAAAGAGACTTGCTGAGGCAAATCCAGAAACAGGTAAATTAATCGTAACTGATGGTGTTTTTTCAATGACAGGTGATATTTGTAATCTACCTGAAATTGTAAGATTAGCTAAAAAATACGGGGCTAGGGTCATGGTTGATGATGCTCATGGTTTGGGTGTTCTAGGCAAATCAGGCCGTGGAACTGCTGAGTATTTTGGTTTAGAAGACGAAGTTGATATTATTATGGGGACTTTTTCTAAATCTTTAGCTTCTTTAGGTGGCTATATGGTAGCGGATACAAAAGTTGTTGATTATGTAAGACATAAATCAAGACCATTCATTTTCTGTGCTGCTATTACACCTGCAAATGCTCGTACAGCTCTTGAAGCATTGAGAATCTTAAAGGCTGAACCACAAAGACCAAAGAGATTATTAGAAGTTGCAGATTATGTAAGAAAATCACTGATAAATAAAGGTTTGAAAATTATAGATCATTCAATTGTACCTATTATTCCTATTTATACCTATACGGTATTAAGAACCATGGTTGCTTGTAAAATATTATATGAACGTGGAGTGTATGTTAACCCTGTTGTTCCACCAGCAACTCCAGAGGGAGAATGTTTGATTAGAACGTCTTATACTAGTACACATACATTCAAACTCATGGATGAAGCTGTAGAGATCATTGCGGATGTATTAAATAATCTACCAGAAGATGAAGAAGAACTATTAAAGGTTTTGGAGAATGAAAAATAA